In the genome of Fusarium poae strain DAOMC 252244 chromosome 1, whole genome shotgun sequence, the window GTGCACTGCGACCTTCCCACCGTAATTGGCATTCTGCACATCAAGAGTGGCGTAATTATTCATGTCttctgttggttctgttggtATGTAGAGCACAGCCCCACCAGCAACAGATTGTGCTGCTTCTTCCCAACTCTCAACCGGCATGATGAATTTATAGGGGTCCTTTCCGTCGCGCTTACTTGAGCTTCGTGCGATGAGAGCGTCGACGGCTTGGCGTCGCATCATCTTGAGCAACAAGTCGCCCATATCAGGTCGGAAGATTCTTTTTCCAACAGGAGGGATGCCGTGTGCTCCCATACCATTGCGTTGAGCTGTCATCTTAGCTTGCAATGATTTGGTAATTGCAATAATATCGATCAAGCTTTTTCGTGAGAGAGTGTAGATGACGAAACGTGCGGGCCGATGGGAATCTTCTCTGATTTCCCCATCAAGACTGTCTTTTTCCTGTCCTTCCAAGATATCATCCTCGActttttctgtttctttctcttgtgAGGTCTCCTCGCTATTGGTGGATGTCTCTCTTTGCGATGTTGTATCAGGGGCCTCATGTTTCTCAACCCCCATTTCTTGTATTTGTGCATTGGCGTTGCTCTCTTTATCCTCCCCCGGTCTCTGAAGACTCCATGGCATAACGTTCACGAAGGCCAGTGGGCCTGGAGCATACCACACTTCCGTTTGAGTGGAATCCGGATGCTTGACTAGCTCGAAGTCCTGCAAGAAATGTCTAGGTAGAATTGCATTCGTATTCTTACACCATCTCATCGGGGTCATCAATGCCTCGGCTATAGTACTACTTAGCCATGATATATATGTAAATACGGACAACATACCGTATGGGTTATTTGAAAGGTGCTTGCGAAATTGTCCTGATACTATCCCCGCCTTTGGTTTGCGAAATCGTCTCCTTGAAGCGACCCATTCCGCATCAAGAATTGGGGATAGTGGCAATTCCCCTGCTTCCGTCTCGATTGTCTTTTTCTCCAGGTTTATTGGATTGTCCCGGTTTTCTATTCTCGTGATTTCCGCTTGTATTTGCCTAAGAATTTGTTCTCGAGAAAGTTTTGATCTATCGTAGGAAACCCATCGTTTTTGGCCGTCGATCGTTAGTCGTAAGCTCCGGAGCTGACCGACACAAGCATTTGTACATCTGTTCATCGTTTCTCGAGGTATCATGATAGGTTCATGGTAATTGGTATCGTGCTTGTTCAATCGCGAATTCCGTCATGAGGGAAGCATGGAAGCTACCTAAATTTCAGCAGGGGTCAGTCGCATCGTTATCGATAACGCGCCGCTGGGCTACGTGAAGCTTCCCCCACTACTTCCGCCCGTCGGCCCCAgtccatcaacatcatcatacCTACCACTCATTATTGCGACAATGTTTCTAAGACCGAGGACGTTGCGCGTGTTGCGCGGCGTGTCGAAGCATCAAGTGAGGGCATTTGGATTCTCTAGCTCCTCTGGTCAGGGACCAACAGCACCAATGGCTAACATCCCCATGCCGTACATTGAAGAGTCGTCTGTAGGTTATCTCTTGTTCTGAGTCAATGCGCCCAACTAACATGCCCAGGCCGCCGGAAGAAAGACATGTCCGTTTTAAGCTGTTATTTGGATGTTGTCAACAAGCTGATGGGTTATAGGGGATATCTTTTCCAAGCTTTTGCAGGTAAGTACAAGTTATTCATATCGCGAATACAGTTCTAACGGCGCCAGGAACGGATCATCTGCCTTAATGGTGAGGTCAACGACTATATGTCCGCCTCGATCGTTGCGCAGCTTCTTTGGCTCGAGTCCGATACCCCTGAAAAGCCGATCACGATGTACATCAACTCTCCAGGTGGTTCTGTCACTTCAGGTACTTCCACCGCCAATCATGTCTCTCTTCAATACTCACAACTGTTTTAGGAATGGCCATTTACGATACCATGACATACATCAAGTCACCAGTTTCGACAGTATGTATAGGAGGCGCTGCGTCAATGGCAGCTATCCTTCTCGCAGGAGGTGAAGCCGGCAAGAGATTCTCGCTCCCCCATAGCTCAATCATGATCCATCAACCTCTTGGTGGAACAAGAGGTCAAGCATCAGACATTATGATCTACGCAAATCAGATCCAAAAGACACGAGAGCAGTCCAACCGGATAATGCAATACCACCTCAACAAAGCCAAGGGTCACGAGAAGTACTCTCTGGAGGAGATTAACGATTTGATGGAGCGAGACAAGTACCTGACGCCGGACGAAGCCCTGGATTTGGGCGTTATCGACGAGATCCTAACCAAGAGGCCGGAAACGGAAtcggaaaagaaagaggggCAATCCGATGCACCCAAGACGAGCTAGAATTACAATCTTGCCATAAATCTAATGGGTAACAAATATGACAGAGACTAATGTTTCACGCATTTTAGATCAAGATCGTTATGTAGAGGGTTGCCTTGAAGTATAGTTTGTATAATAGCTGTTGAGAAGAGTATGTATTCATTGACTACACACAAGCCAGACTCTGCTACTTGAGTTGCTAACGAGGTTAACGACTTGAGGATCAATTGCTGTCGTAGACCTGAATATTATGGTTTCTGCACGTTACATACCGTCATTCTTACTTAAACTCACAACACGGTTGCAAGGTAGACTGACATTGTTGCAAGCTCTCGACACTAGATGGTACGAATGAAATCCAGCAAATTAAATACTGgcggaaagaaagaagagaaaagctATTTACAAGTGTTCATAATCTTCCACTAATTGTCGATTCGGAAAACAGCAATGTCATGCTTCTCCAACTTAGCCTGAACAGTCCTGCCCCTACCCTTGGCACCAGTCAAGAGCTCTGTCCATGAGTAGTCCTGGTCCTTAAGTCCGGGAACTTGTGAAAGGCTCAGCTTCGTGTCGATGTTGCCCTTACTTGCGACAATGGCGACAACGGTTCCGGACGAGAGAGGTCCTGACCAGTAAGGGTAGATCTCGTTGTTGGCTTTGGCAGGGGTACCAGGAGGGGTGAAAGGCACGGCAGGCTTTGACAGTGAGTCTTGGTTGATCGCGAGGAGGCCCTTGATATGTATGGTCAGTTTATGTCTACAGTATCGGGTGCGACTGTGAGTACCTTGTTTGTGATGAGCTTGATCTCTTCGCTGTTGATCTTGGTCATGTCTGTTCCGAGGATGATGGGGGACTTGGTGATGGCCCAAATTGCAAAGTGAGTTCGCTCCTCAGCTGGTGTCAAAGCACCGTTGGCAAGAATCTAAATCTCTATCAGTCCTCAAATTTCTTATAAGCATATACAATCTTTGGCCTACCATCATATCGAGGTCATTGTAGCGACCAGGCTGGGTGTACTTAAGGATAGGTGCGGCCTGATTGGCAATTCGCACAACATCCTCCCATTTCCCCCAGTTATCGACACTCATACGCCACATGTGGCCAACCTGAGCACCCCAAGTCCAGACCTCATCCCAGCCCCAGTTGCAGAGGGAgtagaggatatcctttcctgTGTTGCGGAGCATGTCTCTCATCAATTCGTATCCGGGTCTGGAGCTGGGGCCCTGGCCGTTAGGGCAGGTCTGGATGTCGGCTTGGTTGCCGTTGTAGCATGGCGTGTAACAGTTGTCGTACTTCCAGTAGTCAACACCCCAGCTGGCAAGCAGGTCGGCATCTTGCTTCTCGTGGCCTTGACTTCCGGGAAAGCCGGCGCAGGTCTTGACACCTCGGTCACCGTAAAGACCGAACTTGAGGCCCATTCTATGGATCTCGTCGGCGACAGGCTTGATGCCTCTTGGCCACTTACTGGGATCGGGTACAAGGTTGCCCTTCGAATCACGCTGTCTCGTAGACCAGCAATCGTCTATGTTGATGTATTGGTATCCGGCGTCCTTCAGACCCAAATCAACGAAGGTCTTGGCTGTCGCCAAAGCAACTTTCTCGCTGGCCGCATTACATTGTCCCTGATTCTGTTGAAGATGTCAGTAACCAGGCCGGGCTTTCGGATTTCTATCATTAACTTACCCAACCGTTCCATCCCAAAGCTGGGAGTCTTCCAACTTCTCGGGTTGCGAGAGTCTTTCGCTCAGGAAGAGCAGTGGTTAATGTGGCAAGGGCCACAACCCCAATGGATTGAGAAAAAAGCATTGTGAAGTTGAGCTGGAAGTACTGGTGGATTGCTGCCGAGCAAGTACAAGTTTTTCACTCCAAACAAGGCCGCCATTTgctttctttatatacttttcgCCTCTCATGATCACCAAGACCGTCAATACCATCTGAAATGCCGGCTAATATGGATGAGTACCGAAGGTTAAATTCGTATAAGTGAAACAATCTCCACTACTCCAACCCCAGAGTCCGGGGAAGTCCCATATCGTAGGTGATCGTCAGACCGGCATTCTATGCGCTTTGAATCCATTGGCGCGGTTCGTCCGAATGTTTCGCTTAGTAGAGGGCTTCCCCAGATGGCAATGGGTTTTTGAATTTGATTCAGTGCCTCCGGACGTGGCGATCTACCTAATTCGGCTTCGGATGCTACCTTCTTCGTTGTTTCCAAGAATATGTCATTCGATGGAGATCATGGCTGACATGGTTCTCCTCACGAAAAAAGCTAGATTTGTTGGAAGATGACGGTCTCTCAGATTCAATTCGAGCGGTAGTTGACCTTTTCCCGATAGGCTATTCTACAAAGTCCCCATGGCAGTTCTGCATAGTACAAGCGGGCCAAGGACGATGAAGTCGTGAAGATGTTTACTGCACGTCTGCCCTAGGAGGATGTTTAATAGGCCTTGATATTGGCAGGGA includes:
- a CDS encoding hypothetical protein (SECRETED:SignalP(1-18)) yields the protein MLFSQSIGVVALATLTTALPERKTLATREVGRLPALGWNGWNQGQCNAASEKVALATAKTFVDLGLKDAGYQYINIDDCWSTRQRDSKGNLVPDPSKWPRGIKPVADEIHRMGLKFGLYGDRGVKTCAGFPGSQGHEKQDADLLASWGVDYWKYDNCYTPCYNGNQADIQTCPNGQGPSSRPGYELMRDMLRNTGKDILYSLCNWGWDEVWTWGAQVGHMWRMSVDNWGKWEDVVRIANQAAPILKYTQPGRYNDLDMMILANGALTPAEERTHFAIWAITKSPIILGTDMTKINSEEIKLITNKGLLAINQDSLSKPAVPFTPPGTPAKANNEIYPYWSGPLSSGTVVAIVASKGNIDTKLSLSQVPGLKDQDYSWTELLTGAKGRGRTVQAKLEKHDIAVFRIDN
- a CDS encoding hypothetical protein (BUSCO:45175at5125), which produces MNRCTNACVGQLRSLRLTIDGQKRWVSYDRSKLSREQILRQIQAEITRIENRDNPINLEKKTIETEAGELPLSPILDAEWVASRRRFRKPKAGIVSGQFRKHLSNNPYAEALMTPMRWCKNTNAILPRHFLQDFELVKHPDSTQTEVWYAPGPLAFVNVMPWSLQRPGEDKESNANAQIQEMGVEKHEAPDTTSQRETSTNSEETSQEKETEKVEDDILEGQEKDSLDGEIREDSHRPARFVIYTLSRKSLIDIIAITKSLQAKMTAQRNGMGAHGIPPVGKRIFRPDMGDLLLKMMRRQAVDALIARSSSKRDGKDPYKFIMPVESWEEAAQSVAGGAVLYIPTEPTEDMNNYATLDVQNANYGGKVAVHDLVFLLGESEVERLRTEAKEFQGQELLILKNHRSESMRSLFLLLWRLQGYLAEPQAELIEPRQY
- a CDS encoding hypothetical protein (MEROPS:MER0006046~BUSCO:46561at5125); its protein translation is MANIPMPYIEESSAAGRKTWDIFSKLLQERIICLNGEVNDYMSASIVAQLLWLESDTPEKPITMYINSPGGSVTSGMAIYDTMTYIKSPVSTVCIGGAASMAAILLAGGEAGKRFSLPHSSIMIHQPLGGTRGQASDIMIYANQIQKTREQSNRIMQYHLNKAKGHEKYSLEEINDLMERDKYLTPDEALDLGVIDEILTKRPETESEKKEGQSDAPKTS